One Festucalex cinctus isolate MCC-2025b chromosome 1, RoL_Fcin_1.0, whole genome shotgun sequence genomic region harbors:
- the LOC144031403 gene encoding uncharacterized protein LOC144031403, which produces MVVKEIPALLVEVKKLVSHNTATNENVDNRPTKDAVGPDAESDYLGETSLCILRGPTQVKIGKDVTISAHCWESARACTTPNGMARVLLMGLFDVEVLLKSNLKGGRSKLDPNSERRQAFDPRKLQALKDAVVQQFPGAKEADVRKSINNRICELRHQVKRKL; this is translated from the exons ATGGTAGTTAAAG aaattcctGCTCTGTTGGTGGAGGTGAAAAAGCTAGTTTCCCACAACACCGCGACCAACGAAAATGTTGACAACCGCCCCACCAAAGATGCTGTTGGACCAGATGCTGAGAGTGACTATCTCGGCGAAACATCACTTTGCATACTTCGCGGACCCACACAA GTGAAAATTGGCAAAGATGTCACTATCTCAGCACATTGTTGGGAGAGTGCAAGAGCTTGTACCACCCCCAATGGTATGGCGCGGGTGCTGCTGATGGGTCTCTTTGATGTAGAAGTCCTCCTCAAGTCGAACCTGAAAGGAGGGCGCAGCAAGTTGGATCCCAATTCAGAGCGTCGACAGGCTTTCGACCCAAGGAAGCTTCAAGCTTTGAAAG ATGCTGTTGTCCAGCAGTTTCCCGGGGCCAAAGAAGCTGATGTGAGAAAGTCCATCAATAATCGAATCTGTGAGCTAAGACATCAGGTGAAGCGGAAATTGTAA